The bacterium genome includes a window with the following:
- a CDS encoding alpha/beta hydrolase codes for MRPGRAESRGRGPVGGPFPTPPVIPGGDHGSQAHRRALGRQGARAALRLHRPHRRQLRRALRDAGAHGHARRPEPSPLHRRVLRPGRADLHADPLRLPGLPDRRDRLVDLQRAGQAGGRHRARSEVRLDRHGAAATAAPCVIVLHGGPGAPGSAAGLARGLAAGFRVLEPWQRGSADGGPLTVAQHVDDLLALAAAECPGEQPALVGHSWGAMLALAAAAAAPTAFAALALVGCGTFDEAARTQYTLALEQRGGKGFLASLAALDHSEMDPDRRLLAKAERFDAAFGVDLLPEVSHAALDARAHAETWTDMLRLQAADVYPAAFAAIRAPVLMLHGAQDPHPGSLIRDSLLPFLPQLEFRAFARCGHYPWRERAVRAEFFALLADWLGRQSACQPRGL; via the coding sequence CTGCGGCCTGGCCGGGCTGAATCGCGCGGTCGCGGGCCGGTAGGAGGTCCGTTTCCAACTCCACCCGTCATCCCCGGAGGCGACCATGGTTCTCAAGCGCATCGGCGTGCTCTCGGCCGGCAAGGTGCTCGCGCTGCTCTACGCCTGCATCGGCCTCATCGCCGGCAGCTTCGTCGCGCTCTTCGCGACGCTGGGGCTCATGGCCACGCTCGTCGACCAGAGCCTTCCCCCCTTCATCGCCGCGTTCTTCGGCCTGGGCGCGCTGATCTTCATGCCGATCCTCTACGGCTGCCTGGGCTTCCTGATCGGCGTGATCGGCTCGTCGATCTACAACGGGCTGGCCAAGCTGGTGGGCGGCATCGAGCTCGATCTGAAGTGAGGCTCGATCGCCATGGCGCCGCGGCGACAGCGGCCCCTTGCGTGATCGTCCTGCACGGCGGGCCCGGCGCGCCGGGCTCCGCAGCAGGACTGGCCCGCGGTCTCGCCGCGGGCTTTCGCGTTCTGGAGCCCTGGCAGCGGGGGAGCGCAGACGGTGGGCCGCTCACGGTCGCGCAGCACGTCGACGACCTGCTCGCGCTCGCCGCGGCCGAGTGCCCCGGTGAGCAACCCGCCCTCGTGGGTCACTCCTGGGGTGCGATGCTCGCCCTGGCCGCGGCGGCCGCGGCGCCCACGGCCTTCGCGGCGCTCGCGCTGGTGGGCTGCGGCACCTTCGACGAAGCGGCCCGCACGCAGTACACCCTGGCGCTCGAGCAGCGCGGCGGCAAGGGCTTCCTGGCCTCGCTCGCGGCGCTGGACCACAGCGAGATGGATCCCGACCGCCGCCTGCTCGCCAAGGCCGAGCGCTTCGATGCCGCCTTCGGTGTCGATCTGCTCCCCGAGGTCAGCCATGCCGCGCTCGACGCCCGCGCCCACGCCGAGACCTGGACCGACATGTTGCGGCTCCAGGCGGCGGATGTCTACCCGGCGGCCTTCGCGGCGATCCGCGCGCCCGTGCTCATGCTGCACGGCGCGCAGGATCCCCACCCCGGTTCGCTGATTCGGGACAGCCTGCTTCCCTTTCTCCCGCAGCTCGAGTT
- the radA gene encoding DNA repair protein RadA, whose protein sequence is MPKKNTRFLCKECGAESATWLGKCPQCGAWDSLTELARAIGKEAAARGPRAVVAGAAGSIGTAAIPRPLAELPLDASRRLASGLAELDRVLGGGFVPGSVVLVGGDPGIGKSTLLLQAAQAMAATSPQPVLYVSGEESPGQVRLRAERLGALAPALYFLAATELAPVLAAIEQLAPALVVLDSVQTLGDADIEAATGSVTQLRHVSQVLSRAAKERGFPLVLIGHVTKEGQIAGPRQLEHMVDAVFYFEGEEAGLGRILRAVKNRFGPTHEIALFEMTGAGLVAVEDPAGFLGGRHLKGELGTAVTVTFTGTRPLAVEVQTLVSAPRYGTPARVVQGVDPRRVSLLVAVLERSAGLALGGSDLFVSVAGGLRLDDPATDAALLVALASGFSGRSLPDATLALGEVGLRGNLRAGSHLEERCHEALRLGFERVLVAATATLGKGLPKGAVAPVADVPALLAACGLAGLNRAVAGR, encoded by the coding sequence ATGCCCAAGAAGAACACCCGCTTCCTCTGCAAGGAGTGCGGCGCCGAGAGCGCCACCTGGCTGGGCAAATGTCCGCAGTGCGGCGCCTGGGACTCGCTCACCGAGCTCGCCCGCGCGATCGGCAAGGAGGCCGCCGCCCGCGGCCCGCGCGCGGTGGTTGCGGGCGCGGCGGGGTCGATCGGCACCGCGGCGATCCCGCGGCCGCTGGCCGAGTTGCCGCTGGATGCGAGCCGCCGCCTGGCCAGCGGCCTCGCCGAGCTGGACCGCGTGCTCGGCGGCGGCTTCGTGCCGGGCTCGGTCGTGCTGGTGGGGGGCGACCCCGGTATCGGCAAGTCGACCCTGCTGCTCCAGGCCGCGCAGGCGATGGCCGCCACGAGCCCGCAACCCGTCCTCTACGTGAGCGGCGAGGAGAGCCCCGGCCAGGTGCGACTGCGCGCCGAGCGCCTGGGCGCGCTCGCGCCCGCGCTCTACTTTCTCGCCGCCACCGAGCTCGCGCCTGTGCTCGCCGCCATCGAGCAACTCGCGCCCGCGCTCGTCGTGCTCGACTCCGTGCAGACCCTCGGCGACGCCGACATCGAGGCCGCCACGGGCTCGGTCACGCAACTGCGCCACGTTTCGCAGGTGCTGAGCCGCGCAGCCAAGGAGCGCGGTTTTCCGTTGGTGCTCATCGGCCACGTCACGAAGGAGGGGCAGATCGCGGGGCCGCGCCAGCTCGAGCACATGGTGGACGCGGTCTTCTACTTCGAGGGCGAGGAGGCCGGCCTCGGCCGCATCCTGCGCGCGGTGAAGAACCGCTTCGGCCCCACGCACGAGATCGCGCTCTTCGAGATGACCGGCGCCGGTCTCGTCGCCGTGGAGGACCCGGCCGGCTTCCTCGGCGGCCGGCACCTGAAGGGCGAGCTGGGCACGGCCGTGACCGTGACCTTCACCGGCACGCGACCGCTGGCCGTCGAGGTGCAGACCCTGGTGAGCGCGCCGCGCTACGGCACGCCGGCCCGCGTGGTGCAGGGCGTGGACCCGCGGCGCGTCTCGCTGCTCGTCGCCGTGCTCGAGCGGAGCGCCGGGCTCGCGCTGGGCGGCAGCGACCTCTTCGTCAGCGTGGCCGGCGGCCTGCGCCTGGACGATCCGGCGACCGACGCCGCCCTGCTCGTCGCCCTCGCCTCGGGCTTCAGCGGCCGGTCCCTGCCGGACGCCACGCTCGCCCTCGGCGAAGTGGGGCTGCGCGGCAACCTGCGCGCGGGCAGCCATCTCGAGGAGCGCTGCCACGAGGCCCTGCGCCTGGGCTTCGAGCGCGTGCTGGTCGCGGCGACGGCGACGCTCGGCAAGGGCCTGCCGAAGGGCGCCGTGGCGCCGGTCGCCGACGTGCCGGCCCTGCTCGCCGCCTGCGGCCTGGCCGGGCTGAATCGCGCGGTCGCGGGCCGGTAG